A single region of the Chionomys nivalis chromosome 5, mChiNiv1.1, whole genome shotgun sequence genome encodes:
- the Clec20a gene encoding putative C-type lectin domain family 20 member A, producing MVWLKSLGDKGEVTTLGGSHVVIASPAPAFQLVSNSKTFYRVEELRTWKEAMWYCQEHYTDLADLQSVNSPVNIMVVYSYTSSTQAWIGLFYDVHISGLSWSSGSVFTTPKWRALPVFRDGLCATLYSWAMVPALGAASCATQKPFICYYDPAVGHRMSLVSPLEVLTTLPTEAEVEIGGWTFIRIKQAMSWPSALTYCRNHYTDLADLQRVTDEKDKEILQSITSNVDAWIGLYFSAKINNLTWSSDLGSSIPKWLQKIPLFGQGLCAGLRIFSNGPPEIYALLCHEQKPFICFCDPSTGHRKLAEMPLLTATSSPKVTHPSKVTARTTPRLNTGTSTGPTGASQEMVPATWTPRQVSHQPTDVSSGTCDMTTPAPTTMDLTAFHSQGTVSISALATPTPSGAVTSTKHGTHIGDTPTTTQAQHVSSPKHPESTKAAATTTAEGSEYSFGILKADFTISTVKDPEEMKDQLLSEIQEALKLVLGHEEFTLKWVGFEVNKK from the exons ATGGTATGGCTGAAATCTCTTGGGGACAAGGGTGAAGTGACTACTCTTGGGGGTAGTCATGTAGTGATAgcttctcctgccccagccttccaGCTGGTGAGCAACAGCAAGACCTTCTATCGGGTGGAGGAGCTGCGGACCTGGAAAGAGGCCAtgtggtactgccaggagcattACACAGACCTCGCTGACCTGCAGAGCGTGAACAGCCCAGTGAACATCATGGTGGTCTACTCCTACACCAGCAGTACCCAGGCATGGATCGGCCTCTTCTACGATGTGCACATCTCTGGCCTGAGCTGGTCCAGTGGCTCCGTCTTTACCACCCCAAAGTGGAGGGCGCTGCCTGTCTTCCGGGATGGCCTCTGTGCTACTCTGTATTCATGGGCCATGGTCCCTGCCCTGGGGGCTGCCTCCTGTGCAACTCAGAAGCCCTTCATTTGCTATTATg ATCCTGCTGTAGGACACCGCATGTCCTTAGTGTCACCTCTTGAagtactgactactcttccaacAGAAG CTGAGGTCGAGATTGGTGGATGGACCTTCATTCGGATTAAACAAGCCATGTCGTGGCCCTCAGCTCTGACCTACTGCCGCAACCACTACACAGACCTGGCCGATCTGCAGAGAGTGACTGACGAGAAGGACAAAGAAATCCTCCAGTCCATCACAAGCAATGTCGATGCCTGGATTGGCCTCTACTTCAGTGCAAAGATCAACAATCTCACCTGGTCCAGCGACTTGGGTTCTAGCATTCCCAAGTGGCTTCAGAAAATACCTTTGTTTGGTCAAGGACTGTGTGCAGGACTCCGTATCTTTTCGAATGGCCCACCTGAGATTTACGCACTACTTTGCCACGAGCAGAAACCTTTTATCTGTTTCTGTG ACCCCTCCACTGGCCATCGGAAGTTGGCAGAGATGCCTCTACTTACTGCTACGTCCTCCCCCAAAGTGACTCACCCCTCAAAAGTTACTGCAAGGACGACCCCTAGGCTAAACACAG GGACCAGCACCGGCCCCACAGGTGCCTCCCAAGAGATGGTTCCAGCAACCTGGACCCCTCGGCAAGTGAGTCATCAACCAACTGATGTCAGTTCTGGCACCTGTGATATGACCACTCCTGCCCCCACCACCATGGACCTCACAGCTTTCCATTCTCAAGGGACGGTCTCAATAAGTGCTCTGGCAACCCCGACACCTTCAGGAG CTGTGACCAGTACAAAGCATGGTACACATATAGGAGACACACCTACTACCACCCAGGCCCAACATGTAAGCTCACCTAAGCACCCAGAGTCTACAaaggcagcagcaacaacaacagcagaagGCTCAG agtacTCCTTTGGAATCTTGAAAGCAGATTTTACCATCTCAACAGTGAAGGATCCAGAAGAGATGAAAGATCAACTTTTGAGTGAG aTCCAAGAAGCCTTAAAGCTTGTATTAGGTCACGAGGAATTCACACTGAAATGGGTCGGCTTCGAAGTAAACAAAAAATAG